Within Flavobacterium pisciphilum, the genomic segment TAGGCGAAATAAAAGAAAGAAGTTTCCCTGTTACTATTATAAATCGAGGAACTTTTAATGATTCTGTAGGACTAGATGTTTTTTTAGACATTATAATATGTTTTTATAGAGCTTTTATTTTATTTAGATTTAAAAATATAAAAGTAAGACAATTAATAAAATGTATTGACAAGTTAGAATTTATTAAGCGTGTTTGTATGGAGAATAATTTAATTATGATATTTTTTAAACGAATTGTATAAAAAATGAATTTAGAATAATCGTATTTTTGTGTGTTATTAAATCTAAAAGTCATGAGAAATAAATTATTATTGGGAATTTTTGCTATAGCCACAGTGTATTCATGTGCGGTAAATCCTGTTACGGGAAAAAAGAGTCTTAATTTTGTTTCTAATAGTGAGCTGTTTCCATCTTCGTTTCAGCAGTACAATACTTTTATTAAAGAAAACAAAGTCATTACTGGTACTGCCGATGCCAAAAGAGTAGAAAATGTTGGGATGAAAATCAAAGCAGCTGCCGAAAAATATTTAACCTATTTAGGGCAATCTCAATATCTTAAGGATTATCGTTGGGAATATAAGTTAGTCGATAATAAAGAAGTGAATGCTTGGTGTATGCCTGGAGGTAAAATTGTTGTTTATTCAGGGATTTTGCCAGTAACAAAAGACGATTCGGGTTTGGCAACTGTTTTAGGACACGAAGTTTCACATGCATTGGCTAATCATGGTGCACAGCGTATGAGTGCTGCACAGTTACAGCAACTAGGTGCAGTAGGTGTAGCTGCAGTTACAGGTAATCAGAGTGCTGAAACACAAGAAATGTGGCAGAAATATTATGGAATCGGATCACAAGTAGGAGTAATGCTTCCATTTAGCCGAAATAATGAAAGTGAAGCCGATAAGATAGGATTGACACTTATGGCAATTGCTGGATATAACCCCGATCAGTCTATTGCTTTTTGGAAAAGAATGTCGGCACAATCATCGGGTCAAACGCCTGAATTTCTTAGTACACACCCATCAGATGCAACTAGAATTGCTAATTTAAGTGTGTTAATTCCTCAAGCAAAAGCAACAGCACTTAAAGTAGGCATAATCAAATAAGTAGAAAATATATTTTTTGATTTCTAAAATCATTAATTTTCAACAAAGCTATCTTTTTAAGATGGCTTTGTTTTTTTTATGTGGTTATTGCTCAGTTGATTAGGTTGGTTGATGATTTATTAATATATGATTTAATAAAAATCTATTTAATTATAATAAAATTTAGATAAATTCGTAGGCTATTAATGAAACCATTTCTATGAAAAACTTACCAAAAGGAGATAAGAAGCTACTAAATGCATGGGCATTTTATGACTGGGCAAATTCAGTGTACACCCTTACTATTGCATCAGCAGTATTTCCAATATTTTATGAAGCTTTATTTTCTGAGCGTGAACATTATATTCATGTTTTCGGAATGAATCTTAAAAATTCAGCTTTGATTAGTTTTGTAACTGCAATGGCTTTTTTAGTTGTTTCATTTATTTCACCATTGTTATCAGGAATTGCTGATTATGTGGGAGATAAAAAGTCTTTTATGAAATTCTTTTGCTATTTAGGAGCCTTGTCTTGTATGGGGTTATATTGGTTTAATCTAGAAAACATATATGTTGGATTGGCATTTTATTTTTTAGGACTATTAGGATATTGGGGGAGTTTAGTTTTTTATAATTCGTATTTACCAGATATTGCTTTTCCAGAACAACAAGATAGAATTAGTGCCAAAGGGTATTCTTTAGGGTATATTGGAAGTGTATTTTTGTTGGTACTCAATTTAGCTATGATTATGAAACCTAAGTTTTTTGGGATCACAGGAACAGATGGTGAAGCAGCAATGAAAGCAATGCGATATTCATTCTTAATGGTTGGAGTTTGGTGGATACTATTCAGTCAATATACTTATTATTATTTGCCAAAGGGAAGTAAAGAGGTAAGCCAGAAATTATCTAAACATGTCATTTTTAATGGTTTCAAAGAATTAAAGAAAGTTTGGGCTTTGTTGAACGAAAACATTTCGTTACGAAGATATTTAGGAGGTTTTTTTGTTTCCAGTATGGCTGTGCAAACAGTAATGCTTGTAGCTACCTATTTTGGAGCGCAGGAAGTTCAATGGGCATCTAAAGATGAAGGTACAATTGGCTTAATTATTTGTATCTTATTAATACAATTAGTAGCTGTTTTAGGGGCAATTTTAACTTCAAGAGCTTCATCTAAATGGGGAAATATCCCGACTTTAATTGTTATTAATATTGTTTGGGCAGTACTTTGTTGTGTAGGGGCTTATTTTGTTACTTTACCAATACATTTTTACGCAATGGCAACTGTGGCAGGACTTGTAATGGGAGGGATTCAGGCTTTGTCACGTTCTACTTATTCAAAACTATTACCAGAAACAGAAGATACTACTTCATTTTTTAGTTTTTATGATGTTGCTGAAAAAATAGGAATTGTAATCGGAATGTGTGTTTACGGAATCATTGATCAAATAACAGGAAGTCCACGTGCGGCTATTGTAATTTTAGGTGTGTTTTTCGTGATTGCTATCTTCTTATTGAGAAGGATACCAAAAAGTAAAACTTTAAAACAATAAAATTTTTACCTTATTTCTTTGGTGTTAGGAAATGGAGTTAATATTCCACTCCTGTGTGTAATTAGATTTTTTATTTTGATTGGAGATTCTTTGAATTCTAGATTTTGAAACTCTTCATTCAGATATTTTGGAATATCATTATCTAATTTTAATTTTCCCTCTAATGGAACATTAGCAACGAGAATTCCTGTAAAAACTTTGGTTGTAGATGCTATTTCAAATAGCGTTTCATTGATGGCTTTATTTCCTTTTTCTTTGTCAATTTCGCCATAATGCTTAGTGTAAATTTTGCCATCTTTTACCACTCCAATAGAAACGGAGTATGCCTTTGAATCTTTTAGCTATGCATTAGCATTTTTATCTATCGCTGCGAAAATTTCTTTTTGGTTAAGTGTTTTCGTTTTTTGCTGGCTTGAGCATAAAAAAAACTAATACATAATAAAAAAGCAATAATCTTTAATCTAAATCCTAACGATGAGAGAAATAATTATTGCTTTTTTATTATTTATAATAGTTAAGCTTTTGAGATGCTTCCTGATCCATTTACTTTAGTGTCTTTTGTCTTAGGATTACCTGTATATTTTATATCTCCAGAACCAGATATTCTCGCTTTTAGGTTTTCGCTACAAAAGATTTTGCTATCACCTGATCCAGATATTGTAAAATCTACATTTTTAGCTTTTAATGAAGTTGCATCAACATCACCAGATCCAGACAATTTACTTTTAAAATCATTAGTATTTCCTTTTAAAACAGCATCTCCAGAACCACTTACTGTAAGATTAAAAGTGGACGAATCGACATCTAGGTTTAAGTCACCAGAACCTGATAATGATGCTGTGAAAACATCTGCTTTAATAGTGTTTTTTGAAGTTACATCACCTGAACCCGAAAGAGAAACATTAGATATTTTTTCGAAAGGAATAGTTATCTGAATTTTTCGCCCAACGCTTGCACTGATGTTTTTATTTTTTTCGGTGTATACTTTTAGCACATTACCTTCAACCTCAATTTTAATATAGGGGTGTAGATTTTCTTCAGCTTTTACTGTAATTGAACCTTCTTTTCCTGCAACCAAATCGACATCAAAGGAGCCCATTACTTTTATTTCGTCATAATCAGTTGTTGAGCGAGTATTGGTTACTACTTTTCCATTTCCTTTTATGCGTTCATTAGACCATTGTGCGTTAGCAATTGTAGTTATAAAGAATACGCTACAAACTAATAATTGAATTGATTTTTTCATTTTTGATTGATTTTATGATTATTGTTTTTTAACTAATGAGATACTTCCGTAGTTTGAGGTAAGAACTACTTTATTTTGACCTTTTTTCTTGTAAAAGCCACTAACATGTTTTGCATTGCTTTTTTCTTCATTATTAGAAATCTGTATCGAAGAATCTGTTTTTATACCAGAATATTTAGTCGAAATATCAAAATCGAATGCATAATTGCTATCATACCCAATTGACACATCTGAATATCCAGAGCTTACAGTTATATCTTTTGCATTTTGGTTTATAACCCCTATTGCTAGATTACCATAGTTAACGTCAACATTTAAAGTATTTAAAATTTCACCAATATTCACATTTAAGTAATTTCCTGCTCCTGCAACCGTACCTGTTTTTTGAAATTTAAAAGTTCCATAATTACAATCGTATTTTATATTTTGGGAGCCACCCATAACAATATCGGTGTAATTTGTATCAAGATTAATTTTACCAGCATCATTAATTTTTAAACCAGAGTAGCGAGCTTTGATATTTCCGGTTTTAATATACTGAATGCTTGAGTTTTGGCAATATTCTATGTGTATTGTATTGGTATTTCCATTTAATTTTCCAAGGTTAATTTTACCGTATTTACAAAAGACATCAGCGGTTGAAGCTAAATCTCCAATGGTGATATTTCCGTACTTATTATTCAGCTTTACAGTTCCATTTTTTGGTATTTTGATGATGTAATTGATTTCAAAACTATTACTACTCCCTTTGCTTTTGTATGTTGATTTTCCGATGTTAGTAATGGCAGTAACCATTGACTTTAATGCTGTAATATTAATATCGATACTGTTTAATTTTTCATTTACCCAGTTTTCGTTATTTCCAGAAACTTTTATGATGACTTCAAGGTCGATTTTATCTTCATCCCATGTTGTTACTGAGATATTTCCATATTTACTGTCTATATCTATTCCTGCATCAGAGTTAACAATATAGGTTTTTTTGACAACTTTTTGTTTTGATAGATAACTATCGTCATTTGCAAATCCTAGGAATGGGATTACAAGTAATAAAATAAGTAAGTTATAGTGTTTTTTCATGGGTGCTGTTTTTAAATTTTTCATTTTCGTCTATACGGGTCAATACATTTTGTAAGAATGAGATACGGGTTTGTAAATTGCTAATCATGGCGTAAATAATTTGTTTGTTTTCGCCGTTTTTTTGTAATTCGGCAATGATTTTTGCATAATCACCATCCATAGCTTTCATCTGTTTAAGCGCATCATTAATTATTTGCTCATTTTCCGGAGATTTTTTGTCATGAAGTTTTTCTAATTCATTGGCAATTAATGCCCCAAAAATCGAGTCGGTCCTTTTGGTTTCTTGTGATGCAAATTTTAATTCTTTTGGTTTGTGGCTCACATTAAAAAACACAGAGATTCCCAGCATAAGTACTATTGAAGCTGCAATAGCATATGTAATCGAGTAATTTTTTTTAGGTTTTGTTTTCTTTAGTTTGTTTAAAAAATCTGCTTCATGTTGGGGGTTCATTTCTTGAATGTCCCACTGGTTTTCAAATTTTTCAAATAATTGGCCTAATTCGTCATTTTCCTTTTTCATGTATCTGAATTTTATTTTTTTTAGAGAAGATATGATATCAAGTATCTTCTTTTTATTGGTGTTTACTGACTTATAATTGTTTTACACAATGTCTTTTTTAGAGGCGACCTCATTATCCTCTAATTTTTTTCGTAAACTACTTTTTGCTCTGTTTAATGTAGTCCTACAATTAGTGTAGCTAATGGCTAGTATTTCACTTATTTCTTCTTGATCGTACCCTTCAATATAAAATAAGGTCAACACCATTCGATAGTTGTCTTTTAAATCCAGAATAGCATCCATTACTTGCTTTACTTTTAGTGAATCTAAATCTATATTTTCTAAAAAGAAACTATCGCTTTCTTCTATTTTGTATAGTGTTTTGCTAAGATCTTCTACTTGGAATTTATTGTTCTTTTTGTAAAAATCTATACTATAATTAACTACAATTTTCTTAAGCCAAGCACCAAAAGCAACTTCTTGCT encodes:
- a CDS encoding M48 family metallopeptidase, whose product is MRNKLLLGIFAIATVYSCAVNPVTGKKSLNFVSNSELFPSSFQQYNTFIKENKVITGTADAKRVENVGMKIKAAAEKYLTYLGQSQYLKDYRWEYKLVDNKEVNAWCMPGGKIVVYSGILPVTKDDSGLATVLGHEVSHALANHGAQRMSAAQLQQLGAVGVAAVTGNQSAETQEMWQKYYGIGSQVGVMLPFSRNNESEADKIGLTLMAIAGYNPDQSIAFWKRMSAQSSGQTPEFLSTHPSDATRIANLSVLIPQAKATALKVGIIK
- a CDS encoding MFS transporter, whose product is MKNLPKGDKKLLNAWAFYDWANSVYTLTIASAVFPIFYEALFSEREHYIHVFGMNLKNSALISFVTAMAFLVVSFISPLLSGIADYVGDKKSFMKFFCYLGALSCMGLYWFNLENIYVGLAFYFLGLLGYWGSLVFYNSYLPDIAFPEQQDRISAKGYSLGYIGSVFLLVLNLAMIMKPKFFGITGTDGEAAMKAMRYSFLMVGVWWILFSQYTYYYLPKGSKEVSQKLSKHVIFNGFKELKKVWALLNENISLRRYLGGFFVSSMAVQTVMLVATYFGAQEVQWASKDEGTIGLIICILLIQLVAVLGAILTSRASSKWGNIPTLIVINIVWAVLCCVGAYFVTLPIHFYAMATVAGLVMGGIQALSRSTYSKLLPETEDTTSFFSFYDVAEKIGIVIGMCVYGIIDQITGSPRAAIVILGVFFVIAIFLLRRIPKSKTLKQ
- a CDS encoding head GIN domain-containing protein; protein product: MKKSIQLLVCSVFFITTIANAQWSNERIKGNGKVVTNTRSTTDYDEIKVMGSFDVDLVAGKEGSITVKAEENLHPYIKIEVEGNVLKVYTEKNKNISASVGRKIQITIPFEKISNVSLSGSGDVTSKNTIKADVFTASLSGSGDLNLDVDSSTFNLTVSGSGDAVLKGNTNDFKSKLSGSGDVDATSLKAKNVDFTISGSGDSKIFCSENLKARISGSGDIKYTGNPKTKDTKVNGSGSISKA
- a CDS encoding anti-sigma factor, with translation MKKENDELGQLFEKFENQWDIQEMNPQHEADFLNKLKKTKPKKNYSITYAIAASIVLMLGISVFFNVSHKPKELKFASQETKRTDSIFGALIANELEKLHDKKSPENEQIINDALKQMKAMDGDYAKIIAELQKNGENKQIIYAMISNLQTRISFLQNVLTRIDENEKFKNSTHEKTL
- a CDS encoding RNA polymerase sigma factor, which encodes MNITNQNIEELITLCKQKNQKAQFEVYNRYCKAMYNVAYRIVKDEHYAQDVMQEGFLKAFTKIDDYKQEVAFGAWLKKIVVNYSIDFYKKNNKFQVEDLSKTLYKIEESDSFFLENIDLDSLKVKQVMDAILDLKDNYRMVLTLFYIEGYDQEEISEILAISYTNCRTTLNRAKSSLRKKLEDNEVASKKDIV